The genomic region ttttttttttacctaaatcTGAGGATGTCTTTGGCAGCAGGTCACTGTGGCAACAGTACTGTCGAAGCCTCATCAGGATGGCGAGCACATCAGCATAATTCTTCAAAACGGACCCTTCAGCAACGTATCTACAAAACCCAGAATCTTCAGAACACTAAACGTGGCTGCATCAACAGCACCGGTCCCGTTTAATGTCAACACAGTTGCGTTTCTGGATGTTTCCATTCTCAGACATGCTCTCACACATCTGTTACCTGCCGATGGTGCGCCTCCCCTCGTTGCGTGCCAGCTCATACTCCTCCCTTTCCTGCTGGCTGAGCTCCACTTGCTCCACAAACACCGTCTTCTCGGGCAGCGACACCACACGGCGTCCGTTTACCTCACTGTTCTTGGTTCGTCTCAGGGTGATACACTTGACCAGGTTCTGAAGGTTTCTGCAGAATTGCATGAAGCATTCATCATAAAGGTGTGTGAGAAACATAACACTGGAGAACAGAACACATTCATGAACAATAAAGACAGATGAGCAAATGTGTCCCTCAGGCTGAGTCTGTCACGGTAAATGACTCCATTTAGTGGTGTTTTTGACACACTGCAGCAGTATAGCTCACTTCAGGCCGTCTCTGTCTCCTTGCAAAACGGGTCTCTGGATCACTCTGTTCCACCACTCTCTCGCATCAAAGGGCTTCAGGCGCAGGAAAGCCAGCAGCATCCACAGGTCCTTCACGCTGTTCTGGATGGGCGTACCTGAAAGTCCCACACATGGAAGCTTGTTTATCTCCTTTCAAACTGTCTGAATGAATTTTATCATTTAAGGTGTACAACGACCAATCTGTAATCACACAACCACCCCTGACCCGAAAGAATCCAACGCCTCTGAGCTTTGAGCTCCAACACGGCTTTACTCATCTGTGCGTTTGGGTTTCTAACGACGTGTCCCTCATCAAGCACCACCCTGAGCCAGCTGATCTCATTGAGGGGGCCCTTGTTCTGAAAAGATTAGATAATCCTTTAATAGTCCCacagaaaatggaaaaataaatgaCTGTTGCATTTTGTTTCGGCTAGTAAACTCAGTGCTCCTGAACCCATCTGCACTCACCGCAAAGTCAGTGGAGAGGACGTTGTAGGTGGTGATCACCACGTCCTGAGAGGACAGAAACTTTTTGTTCCTGTTGCGATCTGGACCGTAATACAGATAGATATTTAGCTTCACGTCGGGGTTCATGTGCTGCTTGAACTGGTCCTGCAAACGAAGGAGCAGCAGGTATGACACACTTAAGGTGGAGCGGGAAAACAAAGAGATGTATGTATTTTTGAGCAAGACACAACAACTGAGATCCTACCAGCCAATTGCTGAGCACCGAGAGAGGACAGATGATGAGAGTTGTTCTAGCTGATAAGTCATCGTCTGTGTTTACAGTCACTGATGATTCAACACCTGCACACATAAAGGTAAACGGATATAGCAACTATGAACTCACGCTAACAAACCTTAAGTATCTGACCCAGAAAGCATATTTCTGGGTTGATCTTACTCTGTTCGGGATTAGTCTTCACAGCagttttcttcttctttgctCCTACAGCTGGTGTTGATCCGCTCAGCGCTGCAGCAAAGTCCAGATCCTCAAACAAAACTGGGTCCTCTGTgcacaaaatggggtaaaaaaggCATTTAATCCAAGTGATTATGGATTTGGATGAGTGTTTAAAAGAGGGGAGTTGCACCTTTTCTGGGTTTCCTCTTAGTTGGATTCTTCTTCTTTTTGCTCTTACCTAAAAGTAGGAAAAATGTGGCATAAAAAGACACAAAAATGGAGGAATAAAAGCACAAAGTGTCGAGATACTTAAACAAAAAGTGATACAATGAAGAAAATGGATCCTTACCTTTCTGTGGTTCATCTTCTACCACCACCACATCTTCTGCATCAATGTCAATCACTTCTGTTGTCATACTGATCCACACAAACATAAAAACTCATAATTATTGTTAAGataaataaaatgacacaaaGTGGATGAATATGCTTACAGGTCTGAGCTCCGTGAAGCCCCAGGATTAGAATCAGCTCTGCTGCTCTCTGTAACAACATCATCACTTTTGCATGTTTACGCTTTATCTTTAAAGAAAAGGAGCATAAATCAGATGTTTGGAAGGAAAAGCAGATCATTTACCTTCAAGTTTGGAGATTTGTGCAGGTTTACTTTTAGCTTTGCAAGGTGATAATTGCTCCTCCTGTAGACAGACATTTATTTAAATCGCTACTAATCACTCATGCAGGAAAAAAAGATGGCTGCTTACACATTTCTCCACAGGCAGCGGTTTTCCCTTGTGGAAGTTGGTGAGGATCAAAGCGATTGTTGTCAACGTTTTACCCTGAAAAGCACGTTTTcttatgaataaaaaaaattcctAATAAATAAAAGTTGTGTATCGTGTGTAACGCACCAGTCCCATATCGTCGGCCAGAATGCCCCCCCGAACCCTCCCCGGTGGTTCTTTAGCAGAGAAGCAGGTGAGGCTGTTGTAGTACAGCTCGCCTCTCTTCTCCCAGCACGGCGGCAGCGCGTCTTTGTTTTCCCGAGCGCACATCCAGGACAGAGCTTGTTTCTGATGAGGCAGGAGGGCGGTGGCCACAGACTGAagggaaaaaagaagaagaatttttgtaaaaaaaaacaaaaaggtgTAGTATAATTAAGAGAATTCATCAAATAAGATCATATTTACCTCAACTGCTTCTTTCTCTCCATCTTTACTCTCCATCAAACCGTCAAACAAGTTATCAAACGCGTTCTTAAGCTGGAGGATAAAAacaaatggaaaatgtttaagaaTTTTCAGAATCAAATTAATTCAAGTATAAACAATATTATCTGTATCTCTGGAAGAAACTGGCTCAGATTTAATGACCTCCTCTGCTGTCAGTGGGACGGTCACACCCTTCTTGTATGAGGAGGCCGAGGTGCCATACAAAGCCAGGCTTCcacctgaaaacaaacaaaagtgaGTGATAATAAAGGTGTTGATTAAAAAGATGCAATGAAAGAAAATGGGAGCTCACCGGTTGGCGAGCCTGGATTAAGTTTATACCCTCGACTCGCCATGTGCTTCATTACAGTGTTCCTGTCCTCTTCCTTCCCCCAGAATGACAGCATAACTGGCATAGAGAAGGGGTTGTTCACACCTGTGTGCACCACCCTAGCAATGAGTGTTTCATAGTTACTGGTTTTCATGTGGGATCCTTTAAGAAATCTTATTCTGAAGTAATCAGAGCTCACCCTTCGACTTTAGCCAAGCTTCTGTCCATCATATAGGCCATAGCTGCAGCCAGCTCCTTTTTGATGTGTCCAACCTGGTTTCCATAGATGTTTGTGACCTTCACCGCGTTACTGTCATACGGATTCTGAGGCTCCCGCACTAAACCCACCATCTCTCCTCGGTTCACCTGCCCAGAGCAGAGCAGATCGGTTAATGAGGGTCTCTGAACATTTTACCAAATGTCTCGAGATGTTATCACAAAGTCACTAAACTATAACTAATAACCACTAAAAATGTCCCACTTTTCATTGTTTCAATAGAGAAAATTCATCAGGACAGAAGTTCAGCTGTTTATTTGGTTGAGATCAAAACACCAAAAGGACTTTCATGGAACTGACAGCTCCAGTCTTTCAAGAGACACCTGGCTGCAGCTCAGACTTCAGGGGAAGCAAACATGATGAAACCAGATCACGATGCAACACGATGCAACACAGGGACAGTGAGTTTGAGGAATTTGCAGCACTTGTGAACTACATCTAGGAGGTCTGCCAAAGGAGAAGACATGTGTCATCTTGGATTCTTATTTAAGAATCTCCTCAGACCACCTGATGATCCAGCTGATCCTCTCACACAGGCAGAAGCTGGAGCTCAGCAAGCCGACAGTGaagactgctgcatcctgagTCCTCACTTATCAACCGTACTTACGCACCGATCTGTACACATGTCATGCGTAGCAACTAatttacgcattgtgtggtattcatcattttgtacGTGTGCGTGAAAATGTTTCTACATAGAACAAAATCTCAGACCGTGTGTACAAACAGCATCTAGTGCTAGAACTGGGAAACCGTCCACAcgtgttcctcatccacaaacTATTTTAAGCAGTAATTATTTCAGTGGAAAAAGAGCATTGTCACATAACTGATGCCAAAACATTTAAAAGACATCTGTGACCGACGGAAACCCGACATTGTAAAAGGGCTGATCTTGTGTTATCAGAGGATTTGGCAGAACGTCCACTCTGGAGGGAACACATCCTCCATGAGCGCACTGATCTATGATCTATGCTTTTAATTTGGGACCCTGTGTGGAGCGACAGACAAA from Nothobranchius furzeri strain GRZ-AD chromosome 18, NfurGRZ-RIMD1, whole genome shotgun sequence harbors:
- the hltf gene encoding helicase-like transcription factor isoform X2, which gives rise to MSFRRWGFGWGPFDDVDLFSEPSETQTDTLSQIIRAARAEEPDADGCVLFGNLKGTVVGLRYYTGVVNRGEMVGLVREPQNPYDSNAVKVTNIYGNQVGHIKKELAAAMAYMMDRSLAKVEGVVHTGVNNPFSMPVMLSFWGKEEDRNTVMKHMASRGYKLNPGSPTGGSLALYGTSASSYKKGVTVPLTAEELKNAFDNLFDGLMESKDGEKEAVESVATALLPHQKQALSWMCARENKDALPPCWEKRGELYYNSLTCFSAKEPPGRVRGGILADDMGLGKTLTTIALILTNFHKGKPLPVEKCEEQLSPCKAKSKPAQISKLEESSRADSNPGASRSSDLMTTEVIDIDAEDVVVVEDEPQKGKSKKKKNPTKRKPRKEDPVLFEDLDFAAALSGSTPAVGAKKKKTAVKTNPEQSVESSVTVNTDDDLSARTTLIICPLSVLSNWLDQFKQHMNPDVKLNIYLYYGPDRNRNKKFLSSQDVVITTYNVLSTDFANKGPLNEISWLRVVLDEGHVVRNPNAQMSTPIQNSVKDLWMLLAFLRLKPFDAREWWNRVIQRPVLQGDRDGLKNLQNLVKCITLRRTKNSEVNGRRVVSLPEKTVFVEQVELSQQEREEYELARNEGRRTIGRYVAEGSVLKNYADVLAILMRLRQYCCHSDLLPKTSSDLGPAATPAELRECLIEKLRLVLASGSDEECCVCLDSLVLPVITHCAHVFCRPCIAQVIGNEQDKARCPLCRSEIKTSELVEFPPEGMEQEKNVSSESWRTSSKIQALMGNLLRLQSEDNNIKCLVVSQFTRFLTILETPLRQHGFRFVRFDGSMSRQKRTQVIEEFQSSAAGGPTIMLLSLKAGGVGLNLTAASRVFLMDPAWNPATEEQCIDRCHRLGQNRKVVVTKFIVKNSVEENMVKIQRKKQDLVEKAFGLPSTNKKTSRIDDIRALMEL
- the hltf gene encoding helicase-like transcription factor isoform X1, which codes for MSFRRWGFGWGPFDDVDLFSEPSETQTDTLSQIIRAARAEEPDADGCVLFGNLKGTVVGLRYYTGVVNRGEMVGLVREPQNPYDSNAVKVTNIYGNQVGHIKKELAAAMAYMMDRSLAKVEGVVHTGVNNPFSMPVMLSFWGKEEDRNTVMKHMASRGYKLNPGSPTGGSLALYGTSASSYKKGVTVPLTAEELKNAFDNLFDGLMESKDGEKEAVESVATALLPHQKQALSWMCARENKDALPPCWEKRGELYYNSLTCFSAKEPPGRVRGGILADDMGLGKTLTTIALILTNFHKGKPLPVEKCEEQLSPCKAKSKPAQISKLEESSRADSNPGASRSSDLMTTEVIDIDAEDVVVVEDEPQKGKSKKKKNPTKRKPRKEDPVLFEDLDFAAALSGSTPAVGAKKKKTAVKTNPEQSVESSVTVNTDDDLSARTTLIICPLSVLSNWLDQFKQHMNPDVKLNIYLYYGPDRNRNKKFLSSQDVVITTYNVLSTDFANKGPLNEISWLRVVLDEGHVVRNPNAQMSKAVLELKAQRRWILSGTPIQNSVKDLWMLLAFLRLKPFDAREWWNRVIQRPVLQGDRDGLKNLQNLVKCITLRRTKNSEVNGRRVVSLPEKTVFVEQVELSQQEREEYELARNEGRRTIGRYVAEGSVLKNYADVLAILMRLRQYCCHSDLLPKTSSDLGPAATPAELRECLIEKLRLVLASGSDEECCVCLDSLVLPVITHCAHVFCRPCIAQVIGNEQDKARCPLCRSEIKTSELVEFPPEGMEQEKNVSSESWRTSSKIQALMGNLLRLQSEDNNIKCLVVSQFTRFLTILETPLRQHGFRFVRFDGSMSRQKRTQVIEEFQSSAAGGPTIMLLSLKAGGVGLNLTAASRVFLMDPAWNPATEEQCIDRCHRLGQNRKVVVTKFIVKNSVEENMVKIQRKKQDLVEKAFGLPSTNKKTSRIDDIRALMEL